A part of Aegilops tauschii subsp. strangulata cultivar AL8/78 chromosome 2, Aet v6.0, whole genome shotgun sequence genomic DNA contains:
- the LOC141040628 gene encoding uncharacterized protein, whose product MNSISRSGYNDQTSDTTDAGTGASSSMSMAPPLRPSGANKLEPLPMPPSVFSPTHQDSLGFLNQWIAGDEKMLDTLGFLFHADMYANDPYALQQLHPPASARGGLHRFLGESMFQSPCATKTKRADHRVQTSGHWRLEQTREELVLAHESGLKNSFGFYLSTFKKRKTSWLMQEFTNDMDKGPDRKGVPTLHKLYITPRATDDDLREVYGRTA is encoded by the exons ATGAATTCCATCTCCAGGTCCGGCTACAA TGATCAAACTTCGGACACCACCGACGCTGGAACCGGAGCCAGCAGCTCCATGTCCATGGCCCCTCCGCTCAGGCCCAGCGGGGCGAACAAACTCGAACCGCTGCCGATGCCTCCCAGCGTCTTCAGCCCGACGCATCAGGATAGTCTGGGGTTCCTCAACCAGTGGATCGCCGGCGACGAGAAGATGCTCGACACGCTGGGGTTCCTTTTCCACGCCGACATGTACGCCAACGATCCCTACGCGCTGCAGCAGCTGCACCCACCGGCCAGCGCCCGCGGGGGCCTGCACAGGTTCCTCGGCGAGTCCATGTTCCAGAGCCCGTGCGCGACCAAGACCAAGCGCGCCGACCATAGAGTCCAGACCAGCGGGCACTGGCGGCTGGAGCAGACCAGGGAGGAGCTGGTGCTGGCCCACGAGAGTGGGCTCAAGAACAGCTTCGGGTTCTACCTCAGCACGTTCAAGAAGCGCAAGACGTCGTGGCTCATGCAAGAGTTCACCAACGACATGGACAAGGGCCCCGACAGGAAGGGCGTGCCCACGCTCCACAAGCTCTACATCACGCCGCGTGCCACCGACGACGACCTGAGGGAAGTCTATGGGAGGACGGCGTGA